The following are encoded in a window of Brevibacillus sp. DP1.3A genomic DNA:
- a CDS encoding glycerophosphodiester phosphodiesterase family protein, with the protein MSKQRDQPRKKWFQRKRIWIPLLFIAFLFLGNSSYLAKEPEGEPFLLAHRGMAQTFHMENITNETCTAERIYPPEHPYLENTIPSMQAAFDAGADVVELDVQWTKDNRFAVFHDWTLDCRTNGTGVTRDYTLAELQQLDIGYHYTADEGKTFPFRGKGIGMMPSLDDVLQTFPDRSLLIHIKSNDPLEGKALADVLAKLPAKRLAQLSVYGGDKPIETLKEQVPHLRVMSMATMKSCLIPYIATGWSGYVPEACAQTQLHIPDQIAPWLWGWPNRFMARMKAEDTRVILVAGSGDVSQGFDVPTDLKRVPASFAGGIWTNRIDLIGPAFHENVEK; encoded by the coding sequence ATGTCAAAACAACGAGATCAACCACGAAAGAAATGGTTCCAGCGAAAACGCATCTGGATTCCCCTTCTTTTCATCGCTTTCCTGTTTTTGGGTAACAGCTCTTATCTTGCAAAAGAGCCAGAAGGCGAGCCTTTTTTACTTGCTCATCGCGGGATGGCACAAACCTTTCATATGGAGAACATCACCAATGAAACGTGTACGGCGGAACGGATTTATCCACCGGAGCATCCGTACCTGGAAAATACGATTCCGTCCATGCAGGCGGCTTTTGATGCAGGCGCGGACGTTGTCGAGCTCGATGTGCAATGGACGAAAGACAATCGATTCGCCGTGTTTCATGACTGGACGCTCGACTGTCGGACAAATGGTACCGGAGTCACGAGAGATTATACCTTGGCCGAATTACAACAGCTCGACATTGGCTACCATTATACAGCGGACGAAGGGAAAACCTTCCCCTTCCGTGGAAAAGGGATTGGCATGATGCCCTCTCTCGATGATGTGCTACAAACATTCCCTGATCGCTCGCTGCTTATCCATATCAAAAGCAATGACCCACTCGAGGGGAAAGCGCTGGCGGATGTTTTGGCAAAATTACCTGCAAAACGACTGGCACAGCTCTCTGTTTATGGCGGTGACAAGCCAATCGAGACATTGAAAGAGCAAGTGCCCCATCTGCGTGTGATGTCTATGGCGACTATGAAAAGCTGCCTGATCCCGTACATCGCAACAGGTTGGTCCGGATATGTACCGGAAGCCTGTGCGCAAACCCAATTGCATATTCCTGATCAGATTGCCCCATGGCTCTGGGGTTGGCCGAATCGGTTCATGGCAAGAATGAAAGCAGAAGACACCCGCGTGATCCTGGTTGCAGGCAGTGGCGATGTGTCGCAAGGCTTTGATGTTCCGACTGATTTAAAACGAGTCCCAGCAAGCTTTGCAGGGGGAATATGGACGAACCGGATTGATCTGATCGGACCAGCCTTTCACGAAAACGTAGAAAAATAA
- a CDS encoding DUF952 domain-containing protein, protein MRDSIIYCMVPKTYWEKWMDKDHYLPRDYEQEGFIHATKGDELLEKVANRVYAQFDEELYVLVIDETKATSEVKYEAAKDGLLYPHIYGPLNQDAIVDRKQMNRIDGQWRLGTSIR, encoded by the coding sequence ATGCGAGACTCTATCATTTACTGCATGGTACCAAAAACATACTGGGAAAAGTGGATGGACAAGGATCACTACTTACCGCGCGATTACGAGCAGGAAGGCTTCATTCACGCGACGAAAGGGGACGAGCTGCTTGAAAAGGTAGCAAACCGCGTCTACGCACAGTTTGACGAGGAGTTGTATGTACTCGTTATCGATGAAACGAAGGCGACTTCGGAAGTCAAATACGAGGCTGCGAAGGATGGATTGTTGTATCCGCACATCTATGGACCGTTGAATCAAGATGCGATTGTGGATAGGAAGCAAATGAATCGGATAGACGGCCAGTGGCGTCTGGGAACGTCTATCCGCTAA
- the tlp gene encoding small acid-soluble spore protein Tlp yields the protein MAKPDDRSDNAEKLQQMISNTEENIRESEDYLTAHAGEISAEEKATLEAKNQRREESIEGYRAEIKDESSQA from the coding sequence ATGGCGAAGCCGGATGACCGTTCTGACAACGCAGAAAAGCTTCAACAGATGATTTCCAATACGGAAGAGAACATTCGTGAGTCCGAGGATTACCTGACGGCTCATGCTGGGGAGATTTCTGCTGAGGAAAAAGCAACCCTCGAAGCAAAGAATCAGCGTCGTGAAGAAAGCATCGAGGGATATCGCGCGGAAATCAAGGATGAATCTTCGCAGGCTTAA
- the mnmA gene encoding tRNA 2-thiouridine(34) synthase MnmA yields the protein MKRPEDTRVVVGMSGGVDSSVTAYLLKQQGYDVIGIFMKNWDDTDEFGHCTAEEDFQDVRRVCEQIGIPYYTVNFEKEYMDKVFQYFLDEYKGGRTPNPDVMCNREIKFGELLAKVMDLGADYIATGHYAQVKYIDGEYKLIRGADNNKDQTYFLNVLGQEQLSKTLFPIGHLPKPQVREIAEKAGLYTAKKKDSTGICFIGERNFRDFLQNYLPAKPGNIETVDGAVIGTHDGLMYYTLGQRQGLGIGGGHGTSGQPWFVVDKDLERNVLIVGEGSDHIRLYSKSLLATNVSWVSAKKPSETFTCTAKFRYRQPDQGVTIHLLEDGTVEVVFDQPQKAVTPGQAVVFYDGEVCLGGGTIDKVRLVDKEN from the coding sequence ATGAAGCGACCAGAAGATACACGCGTCGTTGTCGGCATGTCCGGCGGAGTCGACTCCTCCGTGACGGCTTACCTGCTTAAGCAACAGGGATATGACGTCATCGGCATCTTCATGAAAAACTGGGATGATACCGATGAATTCGGCCACTGCACGGCGGAAGAAGACTTCCAGGATGTCCGGCGCGTCTGTGAACAGATCGGCATTCCATATTACACGGTAAACTTTGAAAAAGAATACATGGACAAGGTATTCCAGTATTTTTTGGATGAATATAAAGGGGGACGTACACCGAATCCGGATGTCATGTGCAACCGTGAAATCAAGTTCGGTGAGCTTCTCGCCAAGGTCATGGATCTAGGGGCGGATTATATTGCTACCGGCCATTACGCGCAGGTCAAGTACATCGATGGCGAGTATAAGCTGATTCGTGGCGCTGACAACAACAAGGACCAGACTTACTTCTTGAATGTATTGGGCCAAGAACAGCTATCCAAAACGTTGTTCCCGATTGGGCATCTCCCGAAACCTCAAGTAAGGGAGATCGCAGAGAAAGCAGGACTCTATACAGCGAAAAAGAAGGACAGTACAGGGATCTGCTTTATTGGGGAGCGCAACTTCCGCGACTTCCTGCAAAATTATTTGCCTGCCAAACCAGGAAATATCGAGACCGTAGATGGAGCAGTCATCGGTACGCACGACGGACTGATGTACTATACATTGGGTCAACGACAAGGCTTAGGAATAGGCGGAGGTCATGGCACGAGCGGACAGCCTTGGTTTGTTGTAGACAAAGATCTGGAGCGGAATGTCCTGATCGTTGGTGAAGGCTCTGATCATATCCGTCTGTACTCGAAGAGTCTCTTGGCGACCAACGTTAGCTGGGTGAGTGCTAAGAAACCTTCTGAAACGTTTACTTGTACAGCGAAATTCCGTTATCGCCAGCCAGATCAGGGAGTAACCATTCACCTGCTGGAGGATGGCACCGTAGAAGTTGTATTTGATCAGCCGCAAAAAGCAGTGACACCTGGTCAGGCTGTCGTCTTCTATGATGGGGAAGTATGCTTGGGTGGCGGTACGATTGACAAGGTACGCTTAGTCGATAAAGAGAACTAA
- a CDS encoding ACT domain-containing protein — MTQYAGLRELAELIRRLEPELAGAQLSILAHENKEGIATLLVEGLGTKVPVQNSSGEYANHLAVLRVGANKYTFAQDWREVYISEINYCACRIPPGAHGLLVRHIDYPGVIYDVSRKLAEHQINVSKLNVSREQKGKNALLISVTDEEITPTIVSAIEELPQITKVLSLQ; from the coding sequence ATGACCCAATATGCTGGACTGCGTGAGCTAGCTGAACTGATTCGAAGACTCGAGCCAGAGTTAGCGGGTGCACAATTAAGTATTCTTGCTCATGAAAATAAAGAGGGAATCGCAACGCTGTTAGTGGAAGGACTCGGGACGAAGGTTCCTGTCCAAAACAGCTCCGGCGAATATGCGAATCATTTGGCGGTTTTGCGTGTAGGAGCGAACAAGTACACCTTCGCGCAAGATTGGAGAGAAGTGTACATCAGTGAAATCAATTACTGCGCGTGTCGCATACCTCCAGGGGCCCATGGATTGTTAGTTCGCCATATCGATTATCCAGGCGTGATTTATGATGTCTCACGAAAACTGGCTGAACATCAAATCAATGTTTCCAAGTTAAATGTATCGCGCGAGCAAAAAGGGAAGAATGCCCTGCTTATCTCTGTAACCGATGAAGAGATTACACCGACGATTGTATCTGCCATCGAAGAGCTACCCCAAATCACCAAAGTGTTATCTCTACAGTAA
- a CDS encoding alpha/beta hydrolase, with amino-acid sequence MKSTDYQPVVIPRSCSKIMTYQERDYHIFVSIPADPPPESGFPVIYLLDGNSVFATMTEAIRIQSRGPERTGVYPAIVVGIGYPTDGPYHPARFFDYTYEVPASELPGNPKGADWPQMGGAEQFLTFLEEELKPSIENDFPIDRTQQAIFGHSLGGLFVLHVLLSRPHAFQRYIAGSPSIHWNESVLLAKESQLPGLLTDELDVYALLTIGELENDGRFLVKEKSLAMIERLSSMGKGQIKASFKEFADENHSSVLPVLINQGLKFATKKTAR; translated from the coding sequence ATGAAAAGCACCGACTATCAACCTGTCGTCATTCCTCGTTCTTGCAGTAAAATCATGACTTATCAAGAGCGTGACTATCACATTTTCGTAAGTATACCTGCCGATCCCCCTCCGGAATCAGGCTTTCCCGTCATATATTTGCTAGATGGTAACTCTGTTTTTGCAACTATGACCGAAGCGATACGGATACAATCACGTGGCCCTGAACGAACTGGCGTGTATCCTGCTATCGTCGTCGGGATTGGGTATCCAACGGACGGTCCGTACCATCCTGCTCGTTTCTTTGATTACACGTATGAAGTTCCCGCCTCAGAGCTTCCTGGCAACCCAAAAGGAGCCGACTGGCCTCAGATGGGGGGAGCGGAGCAGTTCCTCACCTTTTTGGAGGAGGAACTCAAGCCTAGTATCGAAAACGACTTCCCTATCGATCGGACGCAGCAAGCGATTTTTGGACATTCGCTAGGTGGCTTGTTTGTCTTGCATGTACTTTTGTCGAGACCACACGCTTTTCAGCGGTATATAGCTGGCAGTCCCTCGATCCACTGGAATGAGAGCGTGCTGCTTGCGAAGGAGAGTCAATTGCCTGGCCTGCTGACAGATGAGCTCGACGTCTATGCGCTCCTCACCATCGGAGAGTTGGAAAACGATGGGCGATTCTTGGTCAAAGAAAAATCTCTGGCGATGATCGAACGATTGTCATCCATGGGCAAAGGTCAGATCAAGGCTTCCTTTAAAGAATTTGCTGACGAAAATCATTCGTCTGTCTTACCAGTCTTAATTAACCAGGGACTCAAATTCGCTACGAAAAAAACTGCCCGCTAA
- the nrdI gene encoding class Ib ribonucleoside-diphosphate reductase assembly flavoprotein NrdI has product MLIAYDSKTGNVRRFVNKINLPHVEINQEMVLDEPFILITYTTGFGQVPEKVATFLKRNHVNLRGVSASGNRNWGTSFAKSADTIASLYGVPVISKFELSGTGRDVEQFTSGVAAIAAY; this is encoded by the coding sequence ATGTTAATCGCTTATGATTCAAAAACAGGAAACGTCCGAAGATTCGTCAACAAAATTAATTTGCCACATGTGGAAATTAATCAAGAAATGGTGCTGGACGAGCCGTTCATTTTGATAACATACACGACGGGATTCGGACAAGTGCCGGAGAAGGTGGCGACGTTCCTGAAGCGAAATCATGTCAATCTGCGCGGAGTATCTGCCAGCGGCAACCGCAACTGGGGAACCAGCTTTGCCAAAAGCGCGGATACGATCGCGAGCCTATATGGCGTTCCGGTGATTTCTAAATTTGAACTGTCCGGTACCGGCCGTGACGTGGAACAATTTACGAGTGGGGTGGCAGCAATTGCGGCATATTGA
- the nrdE gene encoding class 1b ribonucleoside-diphosphate reductase subunit alpha — protein sequence MRHIELNNELMQRGNDGFYQLEKDREAVAVFMEEVQSNTMTFGSVKERMDYLIENDFYENVYETYTVEQVDEVFRLAYDADFQFASYMAISKFYKDYALKTNDKSMYLEQYPDRVAVVALSLGQGDFELAKRLTVSMMDQRLQPATPTFLNAGKSRRGEMVSCFLLEMDDSLNSINFILGTCMQLSKIGGGVAVNLSKLRGRGEPIKGVEGAAKGVMPVLKLLEDAFSYADQMGQRKGSGAAYYNIFGWDINEFLDCKKINADEKARIKTLSIGLIVPNVFYKLAEENKPLNVFAPYSVYKEYGVHLDDMDLDDMYEELLANDRIKKKTVMSAREMLTKIAMIQMESGYPYIMNKTNANDNHALKDLGSVKMSNLCTEIFQLQETSTITNYGEMDIIRRDISCNLASLNIVNVMERKMIRESVHEGIEAITSVSDMTRVENAPGVQKANRELHSVGLGAMNLNGYLAKNRIAYESEEAKDFARTFFMMMNFYSLEKSMEIAKETGNTFLGFEQSEYAKGTYFNKYLTNDYSPRTEKAKLLFEGMHIPTPEDWAELQQKVQKHGVYHAYRLAIAPTQSISYIQNATSSVMPIVEHIETRTYANSTTYYPMPYLSQENYFYYKSAYVIDQFKVIDLIAEIQEHIDQGISTVLHVNSNISTRELARYYIYAAKKGLKSLYYTRTKHLTVEECISCAI from the coding sequence TTGCGGCATATTGAATTGAACAACGAACTGATGCAGCGTGGCAACGACGGATTTTATCAACTGGAAAAGGATCGGGAAGCGGTTGCGGTCTTCATGGAAGAAGTGCAGTCCAACACGATGACTTTTGGCAGTGTCAAAGAACGCATGGACTATTTGATCGAGAATGACTTCTATGAAAACGTCTATGAAACATACACTGTTGAGCAGGTCGATGAAGTTTTCCGTTTGGCCTATGACGCTGATTTTCAATTTGCTTCGTACATGGCTATCTCCAAATTTTATAAAGATTACGCCTTGAAAACGAACGATAAATCGATGTACTTGGAGCAGTATCCAGACCGGGTGGCCGTAGTGGCACTGTCCCTTGGACAAGGTGACTTTGAGCTCGCCAAGCGTTTAACGGTCTCCATGATGGATCAACGCTTGCAGCCGGCGACACCAACCTTCCTGAACGCAGGCAAAAGCCGCCGTGGCGAAATGGTCTCCTGCTTCTTGCTCGAAATGGATGATTCACTGAACTCCATCAACTTTATTTTGGGAACTTGTATGCAGCTATCCAAAATTGGCGGCGGTGTAGCTGTGAACCTGTCCAAGCTTCGCGGACGAGGAGAGCCGATCAAAGGCGTCGAGGGGGCAGCAAAAGGTGTTATGCCCGTTCTCAAGCTGTTGGAGGATGCGTTTTCCTACGCGGATCAAATGGGGCAACGCAAAGGCTCAGGCGCAGCGTACTACAACATCTTCGGCTGGGATATCAACGAGTTTCTCGATTGCAAAAAGATCAATGCCGATGAAAAAGCACGCATCAAAACGTTGTCCATCGGCCTGATCGTACCAAACGTGTTCTACAAGCTGGCTGAGGAAAACAAGCCATTGAATGTGTTTGCTCCGTACTCCGTGTACAAAGAATACGGCGTGCATCTGGATGATATGGACCTCGATGATATGTACGAGGAGCTCTTGGCAAACGATCGCATCAAGAAAAAGACCGTCATGAGCGCACGCGAGATGTTGACCAAAATCGCGATGATTCAAATGGAATCGGGCTATCCGTACATCATGAACAAAACGAATGCGAACGACAACCATGCACTGAAAGATCTCGGTTCGGTGAAAATGTCCAACCTGTGCACGGAAATCTTCCAGTTGCAGGAAACTTCGACGATTACCAATTACGGCGAGATGGATATTATTCGTCGCGATATTAGCTGCAATCTGGCATCGCTCAATATCGTCAACGTGATGGAACGCAAAATGATCCGTGAATCCGTCCACGAAGGAATCGAAGCCATTACATCCGTGAGTGACATGACGCGTGTAGAAAACGCTCCAGGCGTTCAAAAGGCAAACCGTGAGCTGCACTCCGTAGGGCTTGGTGCGATGAACCTGAACGGTTATCTGGCAAAGAATAGAATCGCTTACGAAAGTGAAGAAGCCAAGGATTTCGCTCGTACGTTTTTCATGATGATGAACTTCTACTCCTTGGAAAAAAGCATGGAAATCGCCAAGGAAACAGGCAATACCTTCTTGGGCTTTGAACAATCGGAATATGCAAAAGGCACTTATTTTAACAAGTACTTGACGAACGATTACAGCCCGCGGACGGAAAAAGCAAAGCTTCTCTTTGAAGGAATGCACATTCCGACGCCAGAGGATTGGGCGGAACTACAACAAAAGGTGCAAAAGCATGGCGTTTACCATGCGTACCGTTTGGCAATTGCACCGACTCAGAGCATTTCCTACATTCAGAATGCGACTTCTAGTGTGATGCCAATCGTTGAGCATATCGAAACGAGAACGTATGCCAACTCGACGACGTATTACCCGATGCCGTACTTGTCGCAGGAAAACTATTTTTACTACAAATCGGCGTATGTAATCGATCAATTCAAAGTGATTGATCTGATTGCCGAAATTCAAGAGCACATCGACCAAGGAATTTCGACTGTGCTGCACGTGAACAGCAATATTTCAACCAGAGAACTGGCTCGCTATTACATTTACGCAGCGAAAAAAGGTCTGAAGTCACTCTACTATACCCGTACGAAGCATTTGACTGTAGAAGAGTGCATTAGCTGCGCTATTTAG
- the nrdF gene encoding class 1b ribonucleoside-diphosphate reductase subunit beta: protein MKAVNWNRPDDDFTMTFWNQNIMQFWTDDEIPLSDDKMSWMELSATERDTYKKVLGGLTLLDTVQGGVGMPKIMEHVDGLQRKAVLAFMGMMEQIHAKSYSSIFTTLASTEEIDGIFSWVENNPHLQKKAALISKRYQEIEKPKDLYMAMVASVFLESYLFYSGFFYPLYLAGQGKMTSSGEIIDLIVRDESIHGLYVGVLAQEVYQGLSVVEQAAAKEELYALLHELQENEEAYTTSLYTEIGLAEEVHVYVRYNANKALMNLGLDPLFPEEEVNPIVLNGIRTQTKQHDFFSKKGNGYVRTLNVEPLTDDDFKF, encoded by the coding sequence ATGAAAGCAGTCAATTGGAACAGGCCGGACGACGATTTTACGATGACGTTTTGGAATCAAAACATCATGCAGTTCTGGACGGATGATGAGATTCCGCTGTCAGATGACAAGATGTCCTGGATGGAGCTCAGTGCGACTGAACGCGACACATATAAAAAAGTATTGGGCGGTCTCACCTTGCTAGATACGGTTCAGGGTGGAGTAGGGATGCCGAAGATCATGGAGCATGTCGATGGACTACAAAGAAAAGCGGTTCTCGCCTTCATGGGCATGATGGAGCAAATCCATGCCAAATCGTACAGTAGTATTTTTACAACGCTGGCATCGACAGAAGAGATTGACGGTATTTTTTCGTGGGTAGAAAACAATCCACATCTGCAAAAGAAAGCGGCCCTCATCTCGAAACGCTATCAAGAAATTGAGAAACCGAAAGACTTATACATGGCGATGGTAGCGTCCGTCTTCCTGGAAAGCTATCTGTTTTATAGCGGCTTCTTCTATCCGCTCTATTTGGCGGGGCAAGGCAAGATGACAAGCAGCGGGGAAATTATCGATCTGATTGTTCGCGACGAGAGCATCCACGGACTCTATGTCGGCGTTCTCGCGCAAGAAGTCTATCAAGGTCTGAGTGTGGTCGAGCAGGCCGCAGCAAAAGAGGAACTGTATGCCCTTTTGCACGAGCTGCAAGAAAATGAAGAGGCCTATACGACTTCGTTGTATACGGAAATCGGATTGGCTGAAGAGGTTCATGTGTACGTGCGCTATAATGCGAACAAGGCTTTGATGAATCTGGGGCTGGACCCGCTATTCCCGGAGGAAGAAGTGAACCCGATCGTACTGAACGGTATTCGCACGCAGACGAAGCAGCATGACTTCTTCTCGAAAAAAGGAAATGGTTATGTCCGCACGCTAAACGTAGAGCCGTTGACCGATGATGATTTTAAATTCTAG